From the unidentified bacterial endosymbiont genome, one window contains:
- the ppiD gene encoding peptidylprolyl isomerase, with amino-acid sequence MMDSLRTAANSLVLKIIFGLIILSFILTGVSSYLIGGGTNYAAKVNGQEISRGQFENAFAGERNRMQQQLGDQFSELAANEGYMRTLRQQTLNRLIDEALLDQYAKNLGLGISDEQVKKAIFSTQAFQSDGKFDNARYNSIVNQMGMTADQYAQALRNQLTTQQLINAVVGTDFMLKGETDELAALVAQQRVVREATIDVNALMAKQQVSEAEISAFYEQNKNAFMSPEQFRVSYIKLDAAALQQTASDADIQSYYDQHQDQFTQPQRNRYSIIQTKTEADARAVLDDLNKGADFATVAKAKSTDIISAKNGGDMGWLEDATTPDELKNAGLKEKGQLSGVIKSSVGFLVARLDDIEAAKTKPLAEVRDDIAAKVKQEKALDAYYALQQKVSDAASNDNESLAGAEQAAGVKAVETGWFGHDNLPEELNFKPVSDAIFNGGLVGENGTPGSNSDIITVDGDRAFVLRVSEHKAEAVKPLAEVKDRVIAQVQHNKAVQQAKLDAEKILVELKAGKEDALKAAGLSFGEAKTLSRTGQDPISQAAFALSLPAKDKPGFGMTTDDHGNVVLLALDDVKAGTMPEEQKKAMVRGITQNNAQIAFEAMMSNLRKDAKIKLGDVITQQQ; translated from the coding sequence ATGATGGACAGCTTACGCACGGCTGCTAACAGTCTCGTGCTCAAGATTATATTTGGTCTCATTATCCTGTCGTTTATTCTGACCGGCGTGAGCAGTTACCTTATCGGCGGTGGCACGAACTACGCCGCAAAAGTGAATGGCCAGGAAATCAGCCGTGGGCAGTTCGAGAACGCTTTCGCCGGTGAACGTAACCGTATGCAGCAACAGTTGGGCGATCAATTCTCTGAGCTGGCTGCAAATGAAGGCTATATGAGAACCCTGCGCCAACAGACGCTGAACCGCCTTATTGACGAAGCGCTGCTGGACCAGTATGCCAAAAACTTAGGGTTGGGCATTAGCGACGAGCAGGTTAAAAAAGCTATCTTCTCTACTCAGGCCTTCCAGTCCGACGGCAAGTTCGACAACGCGCGTTATAACAGTATCGTCAATCAGATGGGCATGACCGCCGATCAATACGCGCAGGCGCTGCGTAATCAACTGACCACTCAGCAACTGATCAACGCGGTTGTCGGCACCGATTTTATGCTCAAAGGGGAAACTGACGAACTGGCCGCCCTGGTGGCTCAACAGCGCGTTGTGCGGGAAGCGACTATTGATGTGAATGCGCTGATGGCAAAACAGCAGGTTAGCGAGGCAGAAATTAGCGCCTTCTACGAGCAGAATAAAAACGCATTCATGTCCCCTGAACAGTTCCGCGTGAGCTACATCAAGCTGGACGCCGCGGCGCTACAACAAACGGCATCTGACGCGGATATTCAGTCTTACTACGATCAGCATCAGGATCAGTTTACCCAGCCGCAGCGTAACCGTTACAGTATTATTCAGACCAAAACTGAGGCTGATGCGAGGGCGGTACTGGATGATCTGAACAAGGGCGCTGATTTCGCGACCGTTGCAAAAGCGAAATCGACCGATATTATCTCTGCCAAAAATGGCGGTGATATGGGCTGGCTGGAAGACGCGACAACCCCGGACGAGCTGAAAAATGCAGGCCTGAAAGAGAAAGGTCAACTGTCTGGGGTGATCAAATCTTCCGTTGGTTTCCTGGTGGCACGTCTTGACGATATTGAAGCCGCGAAAACCAAACCGCTGGCCGAGGTTCGTGATGATATTGCGGCGAAAGTGAAACAGGAAAAAGCGCTGGATGCCTACTACGCCCTGCAGCAGAAAGTGAGCGACGCGGCGAGCAACGACAACGAATCCCTGGCAGGTGCAGAGCAGGCAGCGGGCGTGAAGGCGGTTGAAACGGGCTGGTTTGGTCATGACAACCTGCCGGAAGAGCTGAACTTCAAACCGGTTTCTGATGCTATCTTCAACGGTGGTCTGGTTGGCGAAAACGGCACGCCAGGCAGCAACTCCGACATCATTACCGTCGACGGGGACCGTGCCTTTGTCCTGCGCGTCAGTGAGCACAAAGCTGAGGCAGTCAAACCGCTAGCGGAGGTGAAAGATCGGGTTATTGCTCAGGTTCAGCACAACAAAGCGGTGCAGCAGGCGAAACTGGATGCAGAGAAGATCCTGGTTGAGCTGAAAGCGGGCAAAGAGGATGCGCTTAAAGCGGCGGGGCTGAGCTTTGGTGAGGCGAAAACGCTGAGCCGTACCGGCCAGGACCCGATCAGCCAGGCCGCATTTGCTCTGAGCCTGCCGGCGAAGGACAAACCAGGCTTCGGTATGACCACCGATGACCACGGGAACGTTGTTCTGCTGGCCCTGGACGACGTTAAAGCAGGCACCATGCCGGAAGAGCAGAAGAAAGCTATGGTTCGGGGTATCACCCAGAACAATGCCCAGATTGCTTTCGAAGCGATGATGAGCAACCTGCGTAAAGATGCCAAAATCAAACTGGGTGATGTGATTACTCAGCAGCAATAA
- the hupB gene encoding nucleoid-associated protein HU-beta, giving the protein MNKSQLIDKIAAGADISKAAAGRALDALIASVTESLQAGDDVALVGFGTFAVKERAARTGRNPQTGKEITIAAAKVPGFRAGKALKDAVN; this is encoded by the coding sequence GTGAATAAATCTCAACTGATTGACAAAATTGCTGCTGGTGCCGATATTTCCAAAGCTGCAGCTGGACGTGCGTTAGATGCATTAATTGCTTCTGTTACTGAATCTCTGCAGGCTGGGGACGACGTTGCACTGGTAGGTTTCGGTACTTTTGCTGTTAAAGAGCGTGCTGCCCGTACTGGCCGCAACCCTCAGACCGGTAAAGAGATCACCATTGCTGCCGCTAAAGTGCCGGGTTTCCGTGCAGGTAAAGCGCTGAAAGACGCAGTAAACTGA